A region of the Mus caroli chromosome 7, CAROLI_EIJ_v1.1, whole genome shotgun sequence genome:
AGACCCCATGGTGACCCCCGACCTTCCCATCTCCTCTGTGGCCCACCCATCGGATCAACCTTCCCCAGACCACCTCACTCAAGGGCCAACCCCTAATCACAACCCAGATCCTTTTGGGCCATGTGTGTCCCCAGTACCACCAGTAAGGGTCATGGCTTGTGAGCCACCTGCCTTGGTGGAGCTAGTGGGTGCTGTGAGGGAGGTGGGTCACCAGCTGCAGAGACTGACCTGGGCCCTGGAGCAGGACCGGCAGGAGCGCCAAGTCCTGGCACTGGGTCTAGCCCAGTTGGTAGAGGCTGCTCAGGGGTTGGGGCAGCTGAGTGAGACTGTAAAGAGGCTAGCAGAGGTGGCCTGGCCCCCCAGCACTCCTGTGCCCATGACCACcaccacagaggaggaggagaggcctcTGAGGGGAGATGTGTGACCCACTCTGAAGTTCACGGTGCTTAAGATACTCTTAAACAAAGTGTGTAAAATCAAAGTGTGTACAATCAAAGTGTGTACAATCAAAGTGTGGCTGTTGTTACTGGGGAGCAAGGGCTCTGGAGGGACAGGGTTACAATGCTGATCCTAACTTGTCAATGCCACCTGCGATGGCGTTGGAGATCATGGTGAGGTGATGGCAGTTGATGCTCATGTGCTCATGGTATTGATGATGATGGCAGGGTGACGGTGGTGTTCATAGGGATCATGGTTAGTGACAGGATGGCGCTTATGATGAAGGTCATGGTGATGGTCACAATGCTGTGATGGTGGTTGTGGTGATGGGATGATGGCAATAATGGTGTGATGATGTCAGTGGCGATGAGCATGATGACAAAGATGGTGTGGTGGTGTTGTGGTATAATGATGAAGATGGTGGTCACGGTGTTACGGATGAAAGCCATGATTGTGTgtggatggtgatggtggtgttaGTTGTGAAGGTtatgatggtgtgtgtggggggtaatTTTGTGGTGACTGTGGAGATGGCGTTGATAACAAACAGTGATGATGGTATTGGTGGTGGCGATGGTGAACTGTGGATGGTGGTGATTACAGTGGAGATGCTATTGATGGTTATGGTGAAACACACACAGTGAgtgtgatggtgatgatggtggtgatgaagaGGTGATGTTGGTAATGGCGGACACATGATGACACTGATGTGCTAGCAATGCTGGTGCTAATGTTGATCATGCTAGTGGTGATCATTATGAAGTCCTGACATTGATGAATCTCTGGAGGCAGGAAGCTGTCTCAGCCATGGTGTGCCCAGCTTTGAGGACAGAGCACACAGTTCATGAGTCCAAATAGGTGGGACAACATCATCGTCATATGGACAAGCACTTATGGGGTGTGTCTGTATCAGACTCTGTTTGAAGCAATTCTtacccttcctaatgctacaaccacttaatacagtttctcacgttgtggcgacccccaaccataaatttatttttgttgtacttCATagcagtaattttgctactggtacAAATCATAAACATCTGATATGTGGATGTCTtctgtgacccctgtgaaggatgaccctcaggttgagaaccgctggttTAGCGGCTCTGCAGCCGGCTGTCGTTCCATCTCCGTTAACACTGGCTGGGGAGGGTACTGTTACCACAGCTCAGCAGCGGAGGAGGAGATGCACTCTCAGCCTGGACGCCGGGGTGGAGTCCTTGCTAGGGGTAGTCCTAAGCCAGCTACTGAGCCTCTTAGTCTCCAATCCCCACCTATAAACGGGGATAATAATAGTGTATGTCTCATGGGCATGCGGAGATGGCTGGACGGGAACATTGTAATTCTGAGCACGCTTAGGCTCTGCAGGGTACGTGGTGAGAGTGTCTGATCTGTTGTCCCCGTTTTGTGCCCCAGTCCCTGCAGCAGCCTTGATTAGCAACCCAAATCTGTCTCCTCCAGACCCTTTTGAGAGAAGGTTCCATGCATGTAGCCCAATCTGGCATGTCATTCAGTGTGTCATGGATGCCcacaagcttctgaccttcttgtctgcatctcccaagtgctaggaatgaAGACGTACAATATCATACTTGGTTTTATGCACCATTGAAGGTTGCACCTAAGGCTTCATGTATactgggcaagcattctaccaactgaattTCATGTCCAGTTCAGATAGGATTATGTGGCCACATCGAACCAACTGGGCTTGTGTCTAGTCTTGCAGCCTGTATAGCTCGGgaatttttgttcatttctcagagcctcagttttctcctctgtaaaatgggaatattaATCACACTAAGCTCACAGGATGAGGATTACCATTGAGTTAGTTCATGTACAGGCAGAGATGCCAGGTGGTACAGATCCACTTATGAAGACTGAGCCCAGgcctagtgagatggctcagtgggtagacaCTTGCTATGTATGCCCTGATGATCTGGGTGCCTGGAACCTAAataatagaaggagagaaccaactcccataagTTGTTCCCTAACCTCCATATGCACCCCCAATAAAGTGAGTGAATTAGTGGAAAAACCCCTTAAAAACAGAAGTGATCCCAGACACAACTAACTATGGCTCTCTGTGCCTAGCatgtgaactctgtgtgtgtgtgtgtgtatgtgtgtgtgtgtgtgtgtcagagagagagagacagagagagagagacagagagagatgagacagagagagaagagagcactcTCTCTCCTAGGACTGGGACTTCAGGCAGGCACCGCCTGAAAACTACTTCCCATCCACATCGCTGCGGCCCTGCAAGGGAGGAGTCATCGTCTGCTTTGCAGAAAGGACTCAGGGCCCTCTAGCCCATCATCAAATCCACACAGTAGAGCTGCAACCCAGCCCTGGAACAATAATGGCCATGCCCCTTCTTTGACCTCGTCCTGGGGTTCCAGATTAGGACTTTTATGACTCACCCATCTTAGTGACCAGAGCAGGTGCCTTCCTATATCTGCACCTCTTCTTACTGGTCTGAAAACTGAGGACCAGCTTAGAAGACACTCCAcccctctaactccagttctgaccCCTAAAACTGTGGCCAGGAAACcagtccctcctcctcttcccagatCACGACTCAGAGGTCACTGAAGGTGACGGAGCCTGGCGCCCCTACACTCCTGTAAAGGCCAGTAGGGTCCAGTTACTGATTCGGGCAGGGAGTGGGATAATGCCCAGGGGTCTTAATAGATGGACACTCTGGTCCCGCCAGCAGGCAACGGCATATGCAGGGGACTCTCTGGTCCTAAAATCTCATTAAGCCAAAGACTTAAATAACTACTGAGAGCTAAACTTGGGAGGATAGGGCTTCTgctgccttctccttcctgtcctgGCTCATTAGAGTGTCATAGAGCAGTACCCCAGATTGGAAAAACAGTTGTCTCTATCCCTGGTCGAGATCAGGTGGACCCTCTACAGATCATCTCTCTGAGTCTGCCAGAGCCCAACTTGGGGGACACTCTTTGTCTTGTCTGCAAAccagaggtgtgtgggtgtgaTGGGTGTTCTAGGCCAAGGTCTCTTTACCCCCGGATACCTTCTGCTAGCCCCAAACAAGTGGGTACCTAATTACTCAGTCATCCTATCCTTGTTTGGCTGAGCAGCTAAGCCCAAACATCTGGCTCCAGGGCCCACAGCCAGGATGGGTAGCCAGCCCCACCCGCTGCTGGCCCTGACCCTCGACACCTCCCTCAGGACAGCTGAGCTCTGTGTCTGCTTGCCAGCTTGCAACAAGCCCAGAACAGTAGCTGCATAGAACTAACAAGCTCAATGGGTGTAGATAAACTATAAACTTGAGCtccattaaacacacacacagacacacacacacacacacacatcacagcatacaccacacacatatgcacacatacacatcaaaacacaccacacatacacatcaaaacatataacacacatacacacacacatatcacagcatacaccacacacatatgcacacatacatatcaaaacacaccacacatacacatcaaaacatataacacacacatatcgcagcatacaccacacacatatgcacacatacacatcaacacacacacacatacacacatatcacagcatacaccacacacatatgcacacatacacatcaaaacatataacacacacacacagcaggagcaAAGACAATATCTCCAGTCAGATAAAGCAAGATGTGTATCTGTCATGATCCACCTGGGATATGACTATTGACAGAGAAAACTAAAGAATGGATCagatagccgggtgtggtggcacacgcctttaatcccagcacttgggaggcagaggcagaggcaggtggatttctgagttcgaggccagcctggtctacagagtgagttctaggacagccagggctacacagaaaaaccctgtctcgaaaaaccaaaaaaaaaaaaaaaaaaaaaaagaatggatcagaTAAATCACGGTGCTAGGAAGCCCATTCAGAACACTGGATCTGTATTGCAACATCACACCCTGAACTGCAGGCAAGACATCCAGCATCGACTCCTCAGAGGTTGGTCAGGAACCCACTTCCAAGACCTGTCAAAACCCCCTACGTCTTAGCACATGTAGTTAACATTTGTTAGCtggggctgaggatgtggctcaatcggtagagtgcttgccttgcgtgcacaaggccctgtgcttgctcccccacacacaaaggaacaaacCCTTACCTATGAAGAGGGCCGCTGGGCTTTTCGTCTCTCTGTACAAGGCTATCTGTACGAGGCTATCTGGCTGCGAGTTTTGACCTTCTTTCCTGCAAGAGGCATGGGTAGTGGgcagttgttatttttttttttttaagttcctagtaggtggcacacacctttaatgccagcaccaGGTAGATCTCCCAtgcctacatagtaagaccctgtcttaaagagggggcagggtgggagagaggcagagaggcagagagaaaaagaaaacctgaccttgaactcacagaagctcACTTGCCCAGCttgtatgtgttttgcctgcatgcacgtCTGTATTCTGAGGGTGTGCCTGCTGCTCACAGAAGCCTGAAGagggaaggcatcagatcccctggaacaggagttatgggtggctgtgagctgccacatgggttctggaccctggtcctctgcaaggtcagcaaatgttcttagctgctgagccgcTTCTCCAGTCTCCTGGCCGTGAGCACATTAAGATAACTGCAGTATTCATCGGGATCTAACCTAAGAATGTGTTCTGCCCACACCACCCCCAGAAGTGGAAATCCATGGCTCTTAGCAGTCTTAGCCTCAGGACCTCAGCTGCTACCTCACCAGCTCCTTTCTGACTTACTACAGGCCGTCTGTTCTAGATATTTCCTGTAGATGCGATTGCCACCTGTGGTCCCCTGTAGCTGCTTCTGTGACACTCGGGAGGGTGTGTGCCCCATTCATTCCTCTACCGGACCTGGTGGCCTCTCGTGCACAGATGAATCACACATTGCTCATGCATTGTTTTGTTAGATGTTTGAGTTGTCTCCACTCTCTGGTAACACTACCGTGaccatgtgtgtgcacgcgtgtgcggcctttgtatgtgtgtgcatagacGTGAGGACACTCATGTATGTGTGGAAGTCGGCAGTTCATGCCTGTTGCCTTCTTCAATTGTTTTCCactttttataaacaaaaacaaaacagcttcatCCCTGTATATAATGAATCTTGGTCATTTTCATTCCGTTTTCCTCCTTCGTGCCCCTCCCCTCCTGACGGAGCCTTTCTTCCCAGttggttttcttattttcacatttgtttttaatgttctcaCTGAGTTTAATTGTGGCTACTTGCAACGCTGAAGAAAATgacttcccctttcctcccctcaaCAATGAACGACCAGGAACCATTCAGAGGGGTGGGGCGGGGGCTCACGAAGGGCCCAACTAGGTGCAGATAACCACTCCTGAGTGCGTCGTGGAGGCCAGGTCATGTCTGGAACATCTGGAAAGCAATGTCTCAAacactcctccccactctcccatTCTCAagatcttttcttccttcaagttGGACAAGGTGATTTAGATGTCCAACTGAGGGCTGATCCTCAGACCCTTGTTCTCATCACGTTGACCAGTTGGGTTTCTCTGTTAAACTCAGGTCCGCTGCAAAAATCCACCTgattctcctccccccacccccacggtttctctgtgtagccctagctgtccaggatcattctgtagatcaggctggccttgaactcagatctatctgcctctgcctctcaagtgctaggattaaaggcctgccctgcccccacctggtttacctgtttttgtttttgtttttgtttttgtttgggaggGCTTCTGCGGCTTCTGTTTTTACACGTAAACCACTGGGGGAGTCTTGGCCTTCGGCACCCTAAAGATTACACTGCAGTTCCGAGGGTTCCAGACACTAGCTGGGAAGTCAGGTGACAGAAACAATGATTCAGACCAATCACATGATTACAAAGCTGGGTCTCCAGCAGGGCTCCTGGTGGTCAGGTGTGGACGTCTAAGGAAGCAGTGATGTGGGAGGGGCACGcactgggctggccttgagccGCCTGGATGACACCAGGGACAGAGGATCTAGCAGCTGGTGGCCCCAGGGATCTCCAGTCCATGCTTTACTTGGCCAGGGGGTTCCTGAAGGACCTGCTGCAAACTTGGCTTTGCTGCCCAGCTCTTCCTCGATTCTAAGGATCTGATTGTACTTGGCCAGGCACTCAGATCGGCAAGGGGCAATGAAAGTGTCCTCAGTGGAGGTCAATGAGACACCATAACGCCCCAGCCGTTGGACTGGGCCAGCTTACACGCCTGCAGAGACTCTGTCACAGAGCCGATCTGGTTCACTTTGAGCAGGAGGCATTTGCAGGAATTCTCTCCTGCAGCCTTGTCAATCTGCCTAGGGTTGGTCACTGTGAGGTCACCGCCTAATGTCTGGATACCTGCACTAGCTGTGAAccttttgaaacagtctctcactAACTCTGGAGTTCACCCTCTGCCtacacctccccagccctggaatgGAAGGCACATTCTGACTGCACGTGGCtgttcatgtgggtgctgagaacctggTCTCGGGTTTTTAtgcaggctgagccatctcctttgTACCCTGTGTGGCCTTTTGTCCTGTCCttgtctcctgggcatatacctagaagtgGAATTGCTGGGTCTGGTGTAGCTCCTTGGTGGAAGttacatatatatgatgtgtgtgtgtgtgttgcacacacatgccacgacacatgtatagaggtcagaggacaacttgtggggagttggttctctcctttcagcatGTGGAAAGGAACTCgtcatcaggcttggcggcaagcactttactcactgatCCCTCTTACTGGCCCCAGCTGATGGCAAAAGCCTGCTCCAGTGTGTGAAGGGCCCCACTTCTCACATCCCCACTTCTTTGTCCCTTAAAGGAGGCTGTACTCCCAGGTCTGAAGTGTTTATTGCTTCAGTTCCAGTCTGTACCAATCAGGTGCCCTGACTCAGGGAGGGGCTAACGCCTTGGCAACATAACTGTTCTCATCTCCACCTCACACTTAGGCAGCACTCCATTTCCCTCCCAACCTGAGCTCACACATGCCCATGCATATCCATGTACACCTGCCGTCTTCACACACGCTTGCACACCTACTCTTTTGTTCATACCCCTGCTCACCCAACTAACTCTTAGAAACGCCACACTAGCCTGCACAACTTGTGTCCACAACTCATAAGTGCTTGCACACTCAAGCTCACACTCACTCCTGTGTACCCGCACACATGTTTACACTCACGGACACACCTGCACATTCACATTTACAACTAACCCCCctgaccctcacacacacatttgtgactCTTGGGTGAACACACACAACATACTCATGTCCACACTCATTCATGCTTACACATGTACAAATGAGTTCATCTTCATGTCTGCGTCACACTTTGTATTCATGCTTTGGTTTGTGTGCATACTCATGTTTACACACACCTTTGAGCATGTGACCACATTACTCCAGTACTCACttccactcacacacatgtacactcacataaCCGACCCATGCTCACACCCACAAACTCATATCTATACTTTTGTTCATACTTACCTGGATAGATCATATTCACACTCCTACACCTATACTGGTGCACACTCAAATTCATGCCTGCCCACATGGTTGTGTTCACACTCACTTCCTCACACTAGTGCTCACCTCTTAGTGCACAAATACTATCATATTCACATGTACACTCAATCTTAACACCAGATGTTAACATAATGCAGAAATCTAAACATTTCTGCATTTGCACCCACCCTTGCACACTCAGATAGCCACGATTATGATCACACTAGTCCTGGCACCTCtacactcactcatgcacactcGTGTCCATATGCTCATAGTCATGTGTACTCATGTCTACACTTGTGCACTTGTTCGAATCTACCCACACATTTCGTATCACACTCACTTTCATGGTCATGTCAACTCCTGCACACACTAGCACAATCTCATAGTCACACCCTGCACTCCCGCACTCACACCCTGAACTTAATgtttacactcacacacattaattTCTGCATGGATGCACACTCCCACAATCACTCCCGACTCACACACTCATGTgtcacacccacccacactcacatgcaaacaTATTCTCACTTTCTTCCACACTCTTGTGGCTATGGCCGCATATGCGCTCTCACACTTATCCATGCCCCTCCTCTCGCACCCTGGTGGTTCAACAGTGAGGCTGcttctgggatttgaattccAGCTCTACTGCTGGCAGGTGTGTGGGCTCTGACCGGGTTTGTGGCTGCTGTGCAGCACCACAGCCTGAAAGGTGAAGTGTGGATCATCCTTGGGACCCCTTTGGCATGCTAAGAAGGAGGACCCAGTGATCAGGGAGCAGCTGTGAGCAGGTAGGTGTCCTTAGTGTGAAATGGAGCTGTTAGCATTGTTAATTTAGTGTTGTCCTTCCACTTGGACCCTCCCTAGgagtcttctctcttcccctgctGCTCAGCTTCGTGCCTTGTCATTGTCACCTTCCAGCTAATCCTCAGCTGCCACCACCAATTAACAAATGCACAGGCGCCCCTGTGCCCCACCACCCGGCTCCAGTCCCCGCTTACCCAGCGACACCCTCATCCCAGGCACCTCCAGCTTTATGGGACACATTCTTGGCCTAATTGCTCATGCTATTTTAGATCCACGGAGGAGGTGGCAGGACGTCTTGACACAGCTCACCCCCTTTGCTGTCCCCATCTATTCCTTCTAAAGAGCCTCTATTCTCAGGCGCCCCACTGGTTACCCAGGATAGCAACTGTCATCTCTACCGCTTTGGCTCGTATCCAGAATCCAGGGGTCCTTGGGGTCAtttcacacatagacacacatgatCTGCCAGCCCCCGACCAGGCAACGCCTTGTAGCCACAGCAGGGGCACTGGGGTGTATGTGCAGGGGGCTTGGGAGCCAGTGACACATGATCCATTCCTGAGTTGTAGCCTTGGTCTGGGCCTGCAGCCAAGCAgggcacagagaggaagagagagtgttTGCAAACATGGTGGATGCCAGGAAGGGGCTAGggtgagaaggagagaggaaccAGACTGATGAAGACTGGTTGAGGCTCCTGTCTGACCTTCCTTGCCCAGCCATGCTGATACAAACGTGTGTACCTGGgcacacccatgcatgcacacacgcacatgctcaGACATACACAGGCTCAAACATTCAGACACAATATACACAAAATGTTATATGCCATGAGTggccttgttttttgagacaggatctttctctgGGACCTAGGACTCAAAGATTAGGCTAAGTTGGAAGGCCAGGGAACCTCAGAGGTCTGCCTTTCTCTCCTTAGtgcaaggatttttaaaaatttttttattttaaaggattgCCCTTAAAATTGTTCGAACTTGGGTCTCCACACTTTTGTGGCCAGCACTTCACCAACCAAACATGTTCCCAACTGTGTTTTTCGTTGGTACTGCACAAACTCAGACTAGGTTCTTAGAAATCAGCAGCCTCTGGGACTGGGGACATGAATCCGTTGGTGAAGTGTGTGTTTAGCACACATGAAGCCCAGAGTTAGAGTCCTAGCACAGCATAGACCcagcaggcctgtaatcctaaccctgaggaagtggagacaggagcagaaggagttcaagatcatcctcagccacatagaaagtttgagggcagcctgccCTATGTGAAATCAtgtcaaagaaggaaggaaggaaggaaggaaggaaggaaggaaggaNNNNNNNNNNNNNNNNNNNNNNNNNNNNNNNNNNNNNNNNNNNNNNNNNNNNNNNNNNNNNNNNNNNNNNNNNNNNNNNNNNNNNNNNNNNNNNNNNNNNNNNNNNNNNNNNNNNNNNNNNNNNNNNNNNNNNNNNNNNNNNNNNNNNNNNNNNNNNNNNNNNNNNNNNNNNNNNNNNNNNNNNNNNNNNNNNNNNNNNNNNNNNNNNNNNNNNNNNNNNNNNNNNNNNNNNNNNNNNNNNNNNNNNNNNNNNNNNNNNNNNNNNNNNNNNNNNNNNNNNNNNNNNNNNNNNNNNNNNNNNNNNNNNNNNNNNNNNNNNNNNNNNNNNNNNNNNNNNNNNNNNgaggagaggagaggagaggagaggagaggagaggagaggaaagaggggaatggagagatgcctcagtagttaagagcactagctgctcttccaggggacccaagttaaattcttggcacccacatggcagctcacaactgagtgtaactccagtttcaggggatttgacaccctcacacagacatacaggaagGCAAAACCAAtgcacatgatttttttttttaaatgaggaatttggtagtgcaagcctttaattccagcactgggggcagaggcaggcggatctctgaatttgaggccgccctggtttccatagtgagttccagaccagccacagctacagagtgaaactctGTGTTATagaaactaaaccaaaacaaaaatatgaaaactgggcaggtgagatggttcagtaggtaagtCTGTCAACAGAACCAATTTCTgcagcaagctgtcctctgtctCTACAGGCATGTGGTGGCATGATCATATAATGattaattatctttaaaattaaaaattgaatagCCACCCAAACAATATTTAGGAACCTGCCATCACAAGTTCCATGTAAGAGCGGCCCATTAAGGGTCCTCACCCAAGCACCATTTGGCCCTAtgacttctctgtgtctgtctctctgggtgtctctgtctctgccacatGCCCCTCCCACTCTTTCCCAGATGAACAGAGTCACAGCACAAGATTCAGTTGCCAGGGGAACTTTATTTGCAGAGGGCAGCTGGGCAAGTGTACCTCACTCAGAGGGTGGTATCCCAGAATGCAGGTGAGTAAGCAACAAAAGCCAGAGCAGATTTGAGTGGAGCGAAGCCACATGAGCGAAGatgggagacaggaggacagaaaCAAAGTGAgagagccagaggacagtgacagAGTGCGAAAGGCCCACATGGTGTGGAGCAATGCTGATCAGATGTGTCTATTCATTTGGTTGCTGCTGCAGGCTGGGCATTGCTCAGAGATGTAGGGTCAGTCCTTCAGGGGCCAAAACCCACCCCCTGGGAGCTCAGAAAATAAGCGGGCAGTTAGTAAAGGACACAAAAGTACAGAGAAGCCTGGGGTTGTGAAGTTCACAGCAGGTGGCCATTTTACCTAGGTTTGTGGGGAAGGCTAACTGAGGTGGGATGGTGCAGAGCTACGCCGGACAGCGGAGCATGGTACATGCCTGCtattccaggactcaggaagctgaggcaggaggactcagAGTTATATAGaccagagccagcaagatggctcccgTAGCTAAAGGCACTTGAAGGCTTATAAGAATTCCATGGCTGGgctccatggtggaaggagaggactgactgctAAAAGTCCTCtgatttagccgggcgtggtggcgcacgcctttaatcccagcactcgggaggcagaggcaggcggatttctgagttcgaggccagcctggtctacaaagtgagtgccaggacagccagggctacacagagaaaccctgtctcgaaaaaccaaaaaaaaaaaaaaaaagtcctctgaTTTACACacagcactacacacacacaccccatatacacacacatatgtgcatatacaggtatatgtatatacacgcatacgtgcgtgtacacacacatacacacacaaatgcatgcacacatacacacatacaaacacatatatgcatgcacacaagcacacgtgcacacattcGTGAATACACACAGCATAAAGGAGGGGCACAGATAACACACAGGACggatgagagatagatagagcCAAAACCAAGAAGAGGCCACAGCCAGGCAGCTCAGGCTAAGCAGGTCTCAGCATGCAGGCTGCTCCCCCTTTGCAGCCTCCTGTCCTCCTCTCCACCCATCTTCTCTCAGCTCCTTTGCCAATTCCTcagcctccccttccctctgcttccaggGTTGGCCTAGATAGCTCTTGATGGAACTCACAGGGTTCCTCTTCCGGGGGTGAGGATCTAGCAGCCCCCATAGGAGAGTGTCTGCTGCAGGTGACAGGCTATACCAGGGCTGTGGCCGGTCTTGGGGCTGACCAGAAGCCTGCCAGATGAGAAAGTCCTCAAAGAAAGGGTCAACCTCCACCAGGGGCTGGTCCCAGGGGAAGTAGCCAGTAAGGAGGCAGAAGATCAGGACCCCTAGAGCCCAGGCATCCAGGGAAGGTTGGATGGGTAGTCCCTCAGGGAGGGGTGGTGGGGCACAGAGCTCAGGGGCAGTGTAGGGGATAGGTGGCCCAGTGAGTCGGAGCAGGGTCCCTCGGGGCCGGGTGTGGCCGAAGTCTGTCAGCTTGATGTGCTGGCAGGCTGGGTCACACACCAGCACATTCTCTGGCTTCAAGTCCCGGTACACCAGGCCATGCGAGTGAATGTGTTCCAGGGCAGAGGCCAGTTGGGCTGCACAGCGCTGGGCTGCTGGCTGTGGGAGACCCACCTGCAGGGGCAGAGATGACGAATAGACACTGCTCCCCCAGCTGTTGAGGGACAATGCAAAGATAGGGCTTCTTTTCAACCCCATGTGCAGATGCCGTGGGGAAAGCTGAAGAGGCCGACAAACAAACAGGTGAGGCCTGTGAGGCCTGCCTAGTGTGACTTGGTGAGGCCTCTAAGTCTGTGAGACTTGTGACCCTCGTGAGGTCTTGTGGGATCTGGTGAGGGGTTGTGACCCTTGGGAGGCCTATTGAAGCCTATGAGGCCTGTGAGCCATGAGAAGCCTACTGTGAACTTCTGAGGCTTAGGAGCCTGTGAATCCTTTGAGACTGTAATGCCTATGAGGCTTAGTATAAACCTCTGAGGTCTTGTGTGAATATGAGTGTTAGCTTGTGTGGGTGTGAGGCCTATGAGGCCTCCTGTGAGCCTGTCAGGTATGAACTACTGAGGCTTTTGT
Encoded here:
- the Sbk2 gene encoding serine/threonine-protein kinase SBK2; this encodes MPGKQSEDKPMEVPAVEDGGDEGLGGLTVEELQQGQEAALALEDMMALSAQTLVQTEVEELYEEVRPLGQGRFGRVLLVTHRQKGTPLALKQLPKQSTSLRGFLYEFCVGLSLGTHSAIVAAYGIGIESANSYSFLTEPVLHGDLITFIQPKVGLPQPAAQRCAAQLASALEHIHSHGLVYRDLKPENVLVCDPACQHIKLTDFGHTRPRGTLLRLTGPPIPYTAPELCAPPPLPEGLPIQPSLDAWALGVLIFCLLTGYFPWDQPLVEVDPFFEDFLIWQASGQPQDRPQPWYSLSPAADTLLWGLLDPHPRKRNPVSSIKSYLGQPWKQREGEAEELAKELREDGWRGGQEAAKGEQPAC